AGATATTTGAAATAAGTTAATTTTTGCTTGATAAGCAACTTATGGTTatagagattttattttctttttaactcaACAGTCACAGGGAGTTAGTTGTCAAATTCTATTATCTTAGCCACAGCTCGCTCAAGGGCTTTGTTTATACCTATTAGTATTATGCAACTGTATGTTCATTTTCACTTAATTTTTCAGTACAGCCAAATAGATACCATCTAACATTCAGAAGTAAATGTATTAAATTTGGCAAGCTATACTTCAGTATGTTTTTCCAAATATAGTGAAATCTGTCAAAGAGACAATTCCCTTATTAGGCAACTTCCTGTTTGAAAAGACCACCAAAAATACCCAAATGTACTGAATATAATTCTGTTCCACCTTTGTTAGGCCAAATTAGAAAGTCACCTTTgttaagaaactgatttttgtCAGACAATTGTGTAGTCACTTAAGACAGATTTTACTGCACAggcaagttattttttaaaaagacaaacacaCAGGTGAACAAGCATTGAGCACTGCCAGATATGCTATGCTGTACTGGAATATTGGCAAGAGaaccagcaaaacaaaaaactggtaaggaaataaaataagaacCGATACTTCAGTATCTACGATATTGCAGTACCAGAAAGCGGTGTCCAAACTAGGAGCAGAAACAGACTAGCTAGAAATTCTGTTTACACAAAGGCGTTATCAAAGGATACTAGTAGAGTTTCCCTAACCAATGGAAACAGATTTTATTACAAGAGCTGCGTTAAGAACATTGTTCTAAAATGGGGCTAGAGACTATGAGCAAGTAGTCAAAAATTACAGAattgttttattagcacagttcTCAGGGAAAAGAAATCTTTGCCTGCAACAGTCAGGGATTATGCGTTAGAACCCTGCTGGCAACCACTGTGTTCAAACAGAGCTGTAACTAGCACAGTTCTTCTCCCAGGGTAGACAGGGCTAAAAGGAGAACAGCAGTTTCCCACATCAGCCACAATTATACAACAAACATGCACTAATTTATGCTGAAGAAGCATGTTTGCCTAAAATGTTGAAATTATTCAGTAGTTGTTCATAGTTTTGAAATATTATGCCTTTGTAACATTGAGAATAGTTCTGTCAGCTTGGGTAAATGCTGTTTCTGTATAAGTCAGCTTACTCTCTGGGAGGTCTAAGGGTTGCACCCAGCTACTTCAACTATTTTTGTTGAGGAGCAGCATATTTTGCTATCAAAAGAGTGTACTTTTGTCTAACCTTTTCCTTAatttctggctccttttaaatCACACTCCAACCACATGCCAAAAAAGAACTATTTTTTTGTGCAAGAGAATTCACTAACGTTGGGCAAGTTACACTAGAAGTTTATTGCATTCTCTTTCCCCACTCAGTACTTTGCAAAGGAAACAAGAGTTAAATGAACTGTGTTCTAGGAAAAATATTCTACACCACAACAGCTTTGCTAATAAATGAAAGAACTCTTTGGAAGCATAGTTAGACAGCTATAAACATTCTCTTACCTGACTGCATAGTCAAGTCCATTCGTTGCGGCTGATACATCAATGGACTATCTTCATTTAATGGAAGAACACATTTCTGAACAAACCTCTTCCTTGCAGTTTGATTATGGATCTTTTGAGAAGAGATATCAGGATTCCTTTCTTCTCCTaaccttttatttttcagaagttctATCAGTGTaagtgactgattttttttttcatcatgtAGTACTGTTTTTGTTTCATCACATTCATTTAGGAAACTCAGACCTTCTTCCTCCGATGCAGACACTGAAATATCTTCAGTCTTTAGGCCATTACGGTATGCTTCAAGAGGTATAACATTTTGAGATAAAAAGTCATCATTTGAAGCAAGTTTCTGAGCGACAAATGGTCTGGGAATAATACGGCGACTGTTCAATGCCTTTaggattttttcatatttttcttcattttgcatCATCTCATTCAGAACACAGATTGGAGACTTGTGTGCATCCCACTTGGTTTTGCCAAGCCTTTTCAGGTGTCCTCGCACATGATTAGACAATCCAATTTTTGTATCAAACCAACCTCCACAGAGTTGGCATGTGTGTTCAGAAGAAGTTTCAGATTTCTCAATAgctaaagagagaaaataatgatTTATCaatttttccaaacatttttgaaCACCTTAACTGTACTTAATGCTATAAACTTTTAATCATGAAtacaaaaaaacaccttttttaaaggaaagaagaCATAATTCATCTTCTTTTATGATTAGCAGACCATTATATCCTCCTCTACCCCCCACTGCACacccaaattaaaaaattgtACCTTTTCTAACTCGTTTAACAGGGGTTCCTGTTCCAGTTCTTttgaaatgctgcattttgtcaCTTGTCGCTATCTGCTCCGGTGAAACAACATGGCGGGCTTCATAGCTTAATCCAGCTCTGTGAAGATGCCCACGGACATGATTAGACAATCCAACTCCTGTTTCAAATGTTGCTGGACAGTATGGACAGGACTTCTTCTCAAGTGATAAATCAGTCCAATGGAAAACTGAGTTATGCTTTGGCAACGCTGTTCCTACATTTTCTAAATTTTGAGGATCATGTAATTCATGCAGAAAGTTACTACTCTCTGCATCTTCATAATACTCAAAATAAAAACCATCATTCTGCTCATAATGAAGAGAGGATTTATCACCAGCTTCTTGATCCTCCATTTTACCTTTGAATAAAGGGAATAGGTTTACATGATCCTGATTAATATCACTGTAAGATTCATCCTCCACAGACTGTGCAGTGTAATCACATAGTTCAACATTATCCCATGAACTTTCATCCTCCGTTTCATAGCTGTCTTTTTTTTCAGCAGAGTTAAGTTTCTGTAAAACAACAACAGTCATTTTATGTAGAAAATCTGGATAGCAATCCAAATCATCTCCTGTAACAGAGCCTTCCCTCTTAGACTCTTTAACCACTCTTTTTACAGCTACACGCCTACGATCTTTATAGCCTTCTGGGCTTTTGGAATCAAGATTATGAGAATCCATCATAAAACAATTATTATGGGGACTATTTgatgatgaaaataaatgtaaagaacTAACAGAGCTGgactcttcctttttaaaatgtaaaggatAAGGATCACTAGATTTTTTAATCATCCTGTAGTTTTCATATTTGTGCCTATATAAATAATTACTGCTTGTTTTGACACTagctttttgttttgctgcttgaTGGAAATATTTAGGTTTTTGGTCAAtgctatttttaatcaaaatagtcTTGTTTGTAGAGTTTTGATTGCACACACTTACAGCTGACTGTGAAACGCTTTTCCGAGCCTTCTGTATCCTGTGGGGTCTCTTGTGAAGTTTCGCAAAGTTACTCGATTGTGAAGCTGAGCCAAACGATCTTTTTACATCTTGCTTTAGAACAGAATTCTTTGGAAATGTAGATGATTGTTTGATCAAATGTTTAGTTCTGCTACCAAAATCTAAAGGTTCTTCAAttatgctgcttttccttttttctaatcTAAGATGGCTACCAAATGGATCAATGCACGATGTCGGATGCAAGTAttccatgtgtttttttaaaatgcttctggCTGATGTAGTAAATGGACACATTTTACACATATATGTGGTTGACTTTTTTGATGAGCCTACATATGGATCTTTCACTGAagtctttttctgtgtttttctctGGGACATATCACTACTGATAATTGAACACTTCACTACTGCTCCATGAGCAATCCCTCTATGGCACTCCAGTTCATTTTCTGTCACAGCCATGAAATTGCATTCCTCACaacagtaatatcttttatcctTTTCATGGGTTTTAGCATGTTGCACAAATGTTTTGGGACAATTGGTACCAAATACACATTGTGGACACTGTAATCGTGCACTTCTACCTTCATCCTGGAGTTCTTTCAACTCCCGGATTTCTTCCATCAGTTTCTGCCTTCTTTCCTGGTGAATTATCATGTGCTTAAGAAGTGAATTACGATCTCGAAATGTCCGTCCACATTCCCTACATGCATAGGGTCTTGGAACATTGAGATGACGGAAGTGACTGTTCCCATCCAAATGATACATCATATGCCTATGCAGATGTTTCTTCTCCCTAAAATTCACATTGCACTTTGTACAAGGATAAAATGATGGCTCATCAGTACTAAAAGTAGATGGTGATTCTGAATCATTCTgttcacatttgttttttaaagtactaGAAAGAAAAGTGCTAGTGTGAACTGGAGAAGTATCTTCTGCACATTTGTTAGTAGGACTATAAATCAAGTGTTGGATAGCATCAACAGCTTCTAACTCCTCATCTGTTGATTCAGGCTTCACTTTTGTTAATGCATATTTCTGTGGTTCTACTACTTCTAGATCCTCACTCTGCTCTAAATAGTCAACATTTAGTAATTTTGATTTACTGGGAATATAATGTGTATCATCAAAACAGTCCTCTGTATAACGTGTTATCTTGCTAAcatccatttttctttttctctttttctctagaCTTACTTTACAGTGAACTGGAGACTTCTCTATTGTTTCTTCATTTGTCATAAGAAACTGTATAAACTCTTTTTGTGGATCCCAGTTTGTATCATTTCCTGATCTGAAACCACCTGTACCTGAGGAAATTCCTGTTAATGTATTGATACAATCATCGTCTACTAGTAAACTTTTGCTATCCTCACACACTTCTACTTGGCTTATTAAAGTGCTATCTGATTTCACACTATTTCCTATAGATTTCTGTGTATCACAACCAACTGAAGCAGAGGTAGGTAGATTTTTAATGGAATGAGTCAGGTTCTTAGCCTGTGCTACATCAGGTAACAAAAATAACACTTGGTGTTGACTTGATTTCTGTGTTGTACTCTTTGCAGGCAACTGGAGATCATGTACCACTGGCAAAGTTGAGCAGGAATCTGTATGACCCCCAGGTTGTCCAGTGGTTAATGAAACACTGCCTTTATTCATAATGGAAGTTTTAGTTAAGGTGGAGTGTGAAACTGGTCCATTAACAGCAGTTCCTTTAGGCAAGATAAAGTTTTCGGTAGAAACAGTAGGAGCACCAGTATGAATAAATAGAGACTTCTGGCCTCCACTTAAGGCTTTTTCAGATCTGTCCCTTGACAGCTCTTCCGGCAGAGTCAATATattgtttttctgaaatgatgtttCACTCTCTTGTGGTTTAGGAATGCCACTTTCTCCCTCGGAGATGAAATTGCTGTCATCTAGGAGTCCTTCTTTAGCACCAGTAATCTCAGTATTTATCTTTGAATCATCCATGTTGCTGGGCTGTCTACTAAGCACAtttatactaaaaataaaaagaaatacagtaGTTAGACATGCACAGAAATAGCTgataaaaacagttttaaattgaTATTATTTCTGCAGCAATGTGCTGTATTATGATTGGCTATTTAAagctgaaaaatcattttgattgtTAAAAACAGTTCAGTCTTTTCATTTAGGAAATTCAGTGCAGACTGTTTTCTATATTAACTTGAAAAATAAAGTGAATCCAATGCTCCTCTCCCCCTAATTTGTGCAACGTTAAAGTTGCAAGATaaagcattaaaaacaaattgaaagTTCAAAAAGTTAAGTTTGAGATAACAAGATTAACGTAGCCACATTACACAGCCTGTATACTTTATGATATATTACATTAACATTTTCTaaggaaaagaaatagtatttcctacGTATTTGCAATGGGCAGGCAGTAACCTTAATTTGTGGAATTTCCAAAAGTGCTTACAACCTGATCTTGCAGCCTTAACATCATTTCCCCCTTCTAATGTCCTACAGTTCGTATttgtttaaaagggaaaatatgGTAGAAACTGGAAGTAATTGGCTTCTGCAGCTTAACACCAGGAGAACTTTTAAggcccccaatcctgcaaacacacattcTTAACTTTACTATGGGGAGAAGTTCCAGTGATTCCAGTGGAACTATTCACAGTAGTAAAGTGGTTGTAGAATCGGGCCTAAATACCTTGTTCCATATCTGTTGGGTTTGCACACCTTACAAACTTCACTGGCTTTGCACTTGTCAATTCACAGAAATTTTCTATTATATTCAGCGTGTAGTTTTTAATGGTTAGATCttaattactgtatatactcgttcataagccgaatatttttggtaaaaagtgAGAGATCAAAGAACcagggttggcttataaacaggtctacaccaaaatttgatgattttaaactctatggaatcatttaattgaatatctaatacattgccgttttgtttacctggagcatctgcaagcctggagcccctcagctccctgtggccatggttcgccatttcCAGCCAagaggagctgcagaaagtggcgccacttcccacagctcccattgactgggaatggcgaaccgcagccaagGGAGCTGAGGGCCTCCaggcctgcagatgctccaggtaaacaaaacatcccgacccgccagcggcttaccctgttGGGCCGGGAGTCAAAGTTTTCCaaccctgaaatatagggtcagcttatgaaagggtcatatagtttttgctatttttacctatctatgggggggggggggtcggctTATTAACGAAAGGGCTAATGAACGAGTGTATACGGTAAATCAAAACTAACTTTACAACAAAGTAAGAGCAACAGTGCTTAATGAGGATATTTGCaggtaattattttaaaaaaacagaaaaaaggatcTTCACTAGTCtgatgtctctctctcccccaaattGTCCGCCAGTCATCTATTTATACAATATTTAATCTCCCAATTAAAAAATGAACTAGTACACGCAGGTAAAAAGGGCAGGAAAGTATTAACAACAAAAAACTACTGAAAGTACAATTTATAAGTACATTAATGTGGATTACAAAGTTCATTTTTAGCTGTTTACTATAAACATTCTAATCTACACATTAGTGGTTACAGATGTAAAACTACAGTTGGAAAAGAATAAAGGCTTCCAAGATCACGATGTTAGAATCATTTCAATGAATTTGCATCATCAGAAAAGTCAAAAGCTCCCTTTAGCATCTGCAGAGTTAATCAAGAGAACTTGTTCTGTATCTGAAAGCATCACCCACCTTCAAGGTGTTTGCCACAACAGACTTGACACTTACTATGGAACAATTTATTAAAACCTTTGTTCTGGTGGTCAAGGAACTCCCCAGTaccagaaagaagaaaacaaaaacctaatTCTAGTCTATAAGCATTGATATAAAACATGGCAAAGCACACTGAGTATACAGACAGACCTGGGTTATCTGAATCAGTTAATGAATTTAAATATGTCTTGCAAGAAAGAGGAGAAGTTGGGTGTCTGTCTTTCACTACTTCCTTATGCTACATAAAGTTTACCTGAaagatttttctctccttcctccacattcttcctcctcaactccaaaaatattttttcttttacttggttTAACATTAGGATTTCCAGCCCCATTTAGAATAGAACACTGTGGCAACTGGAGAGCAAGTGTAATATGACATCTCAAGGGTacaaaaagtgaaagttaagcaacagaaagggagagagaattttaaaGGTGTATCAAACAGGGCACCCAAAACTTGAGGCGGCCCAAATTaccaagcacttttgaaaattttgatctTTGTTATCTGTTTGTtgttaacacctatttaacttCAATtactaattaacattttaaataaagaaagccTCTATTAAAGTCATCACCTACACTCCTTCAATTAAAGTGCCACAACAAACATCCCTTGCTCCTCCCAATGGTCCTTCAACAAAACCCAGGAAGACCACACTTGACATCCCTTTTtcttaaaactaaaattaaaaatagaaatcaaGCAGTAAGTTAAAGAAAGCACACTTTCGTCTTATTAACAAATCAAAAACTAGTAAAATGGACCCacagtgtcttttttaaaaaaaatcctttatagTTCACTCTAAAGACAATCTCCTCCTCCTGACACAAAGCCAGCCAATGCCAGACCTCATGGAAATGCTGCAATACTGCTTATATTGGAGCCAAtttacagagaaggaaaagcaCAGATTTACCAAGCCACATTtaattttctccctctccccgccACAACACTTTTTTACTATCTTATTTTCCTGGCGCAGTTATTCTTCTAAAAACTAAACTGGGCTAAAGAGTGTGAAGAAGAAATGATAATACAAGTACTGCTGTATAATGAAAATAGCTTTTATTACATGCAATATATATATCAAAGCTTCTCTTCATTGTATCAATATGCAGAACAATTCCATTTAAGTAAT
This sequence is a window from Chelonoidis abingdonii isolate Lonesome George chromosome 7, CheloAbing_2.0, whole genome shotgun sequence. Protein-coding genes within it:
- the ZNF644 gene encoding zinc finger protein 644 isoform X4; the encoded protein is MDDSKINTEITGAKEGLLDDSNFISEGESGIPKPQESETSFQKNNILTLPEELSRDRSEKALSGGQKSLFIHTGAPTVSTENFILPKGTAVNGPVSHSTLTKTSIMNKGSVSLTTGQPGGHTDSCSTLPVVHDLQLPAKSTTQKSSQHQVLFLLPDVAQAKNLTHSIKNLPTSASVGCDTQKSIGNSVKSDSTLISQVEVCEDSKSLLVDDDCINTLTGISSGTGGFRSGNDTNWDPQKEFIQFLMTNEETIEKSPVHCKVSLEKKRKRKMDVSKITRYTEDCFDDTHYIPSKSKLLNVDYLEQSEDLEVVEPQKYALTKVKPESTDEELEAVDAIQHLIYSPTNKCAEDTSPVHTSTFLSSTLKNKCEQNDSESPSTFSTDEPSFYPCTKCNVNFREKKHLHRHMMYHLDGNSHFRHLNVPRPYACRECGRTFRDRNSLLKHMIIHQERRQKLMEEIRELKELQDEGRSARLQCPQCVFGTNCPKTFVQHAKTHEKDKRYYCCEECNFMAVTENELECHRGIAHGAVVKCSIISSDMSQRKTQKKTSVKDPYVGSSKKSTTYMCKMCPFTTSARSILKKHMEYLHPTSCIDPFGSHLRLEKRKSSIIEEPLDFGSRTKHLIKQSSTFPKNSVLKQDVKRSFGSASQSSNFAKLHKRPHRIQKARKSVSQSAKLNSAEKKDSYETEDESSWDNVELCDYTAQSVEDESYSDINQDHVNLFPLFKGKMEDQEAGDKSSLHYEQNDGFYFEYYEDAESSNFLHELHDPQNLENVGTALPKHNSVFHWTDLSLEKKSCPYCPATFETGVGLSNHVRGHLHRAGLSYEARHVVSPEQIATSDKMQHFKRTGTGTPVKRVRKAIEKSETSSEHTCQLCGGWFDTKIGLSNHVRGHLKRLGKTKWDAHKSPICVLNEMMQNEEKYEKILKALNSRRIIPRPFVAQKLASNDDFLSQNVIPLEAYRNGLKTEDISVSASEEEGLSFLNECDETKTVLHDEKKNQSLTLIELLKNKRLGEERNPDISSQKIHNQTARKRFVQKCVLPLNEDSPLMYQPQRMDLTMQSGMPVKLRTCVHCNTTFTSAVSLSNHLRAYARKKSAGLLTGTALDCKQKKSRSRSGSKKKMLPLPHSADEVYILRCRFCGLVFRGPLSVQEDWIKHLQRHIVNANLPRTGAGMVEVTSLLKKPAAITETSFSLLMAEAAS
- the ZNF644 gene encoding zinc finger protein 644 isoform X1; amino-acid sequence: MDDSKINTEITGAKEGLLDDSNFISEGESGIPKPQESETSFQKNNILTLPEELSRDRSEKALSGGQKSLFIHTGAPTVSTENFILPKGTAVNGPVSHSTLTKTSIMNKGSVSLTTGQPGGHTDSCSTLPVVHDLQLPAKSTTQKSSQHQVLFLLPDVAQAKNLTHSIKNLPTSASVGCDTQKSIGNSVKSDSTLISQVEVCEDSKSLLVDDDCINTLTGISSGTGGFRSGNDTNWDPQKEFIQFLMTNEETIEKSPVHCKVSLEKKRKRKMDVSKITRYTEDCFDDTHYIPSKSKLLNVDYLEQSEDLEVVEPQKYALTKVKPESTDEELEAVDAIQHLIYSPTNKCAEDTSPVHTSTFLSSTLKNKCEQNDSESPSTFSTDEPSFYPCTKCNVNFREKKHLHRHMMYHLDGNSHFRHLNVPRPYACRECGRTFRDRNSLLKHMIIHQERRQKLMEEIRELKELQDEGRSARLQCPQCVFGTNCPKTFVQHAKTHEKDKRYYCCEECNFMAVTENELECHRGIAHGAVVKCSIISSDMSQRKTQKKTSVKDPYVGSSKKSTTYMCKMCPFTTSARSILKKHMEYLHPTSCIDPFGSHLRLEKRKSSIIEEPLDFGSRTKHLIKQSSTFPKNSVLKQDVKRSFGSASQSSNFAKLHKRPHRIQKARKSVSQSAVSVCNQNSTNKTILIKNSIDQKPKYFHQAAKQKASVKTSSNYLYRHKYENYRMIKKSSDPYPLHFKKEESSSVSSLHLFSSSNSPHNNCFMMDSHNLDSKSPEGYKDRRRVAVKRVVKESKREGSVTGDDLDCYPDFLHKMTVVVLQKLNSAEKKDSYETEDESSWDNVELCDYTAQSVEDESYSDINQDHVNLFPLFKGKMEDQEAGDKSSLHYEQNDGFYFEYYEDAESSNFLHELHDPQNLENVGTALPKHNSVFHWTDLSLEKKSCPYCPATFETGVGLSNHVRGHLHRAGLSYEARHVVSPEQIATSDKMQHFKRTGTGTPVKRVRKAIEKSETSSEHTCQLCGGWFDTKIGLSNHVRGHLKRLGKTKWDAHKSPICVLNEMMQNEEKYEKILKALNSRRIIPRPFVAQKLASNDDFLSQNVIPLEAYRNGLKTEDISVSASEEEGLSFLNECDETKTVLHDEKKNQSLTLIELLKNKRLGEERNPDISSQKIHNQTARKRFVQKCVLPLNEDSPLMYQPQRMDLTMQSGMPVKLRTCVHCNTTFTSAVSLSNHLRAYARKKSAGLLTGTALDCKQKKSRSRSGSKKKMLPLPHSADEVYILRCRFCGLVFRGPLSVQEDWIKHLQRHIVNANLPRTGAGMVEVTSLLKKPAAITETSFSLLMAEAAS
- the ZNF644 gene encoding zinc finger protein 644 isoform X2, encoding MDDSKINTEITGAKEGLLDDSNFISEGESGIPKPQESETSFQKNNILTLPEELSRDRSEKALSGGQKSLFIHTGAPTVSTENFILPKGTAVNGPVSHSTLTKTSIMNKGSVSLTTGQPGGHTDSCSTLPVVHDLQLPAKSTTQKSSQHQVLFLLPDVAQAKNLTHSIKNLPTSASVGCDTQKSIGNSVKSDSTLISQVEVCEDSKSLLVDDDCINTLTGISSGTGGFRSGNDTNWDPQKEFIQFLMTNEETIEKSPVHCKVSLEKKRKRKMDVSKITRYTEDCFDDTHYIPSKSKLLNVDYLEQSEDLEVVEPQKYALTKVKPESTDEELEAVDAIQHLIYSPTNKCAEDTSPVHTSTFLSSTLKNKCEQNDSESPSTFSTDEPSFYPCTKCNVNFREKKHLHRHMMYHLDGNSHFRHLNVPRPYACRECGRTFRDRNSLLKHMIIHQERRQKLMEEIRELKELQDEGRSARLQCPQCVFGTNCPKTFVQHAKTHEKDKRYYCCEECNFMAVTENELECHRGIAHGAVVKCSIISSDMSQRKTQKKTSVKDPYVGSSKKSTTYMCKMCPFTTSARSILKKHMEYLHPTSCIDPFGSHLRLEKRKSSIIEEPLDFGSRTKHLIKQSSTFPKNSVLKQDVKRSFGSASQSSNFAKLHKRPHRIQKARKSVSQSAVSVCNQNSTNKTILIKNSIDQKPKYFHQAAKQKASVKTSSNYLYRHKYENYRMIKKSSDPYPLHFKKEESSSVSSLHLFSSSNSPHNNCFMMDSHNLDSKSPEGYKDRRRVAVKRVVKESKREGSVTGDDLDCYPDFLHKMTVVVLQKLNSAEKKDSYETEDESSWDNVELCDYTAQSVEDESYSDINQDHVNLFPLFKGKMEDQEAGDKSSLHYEQNDGFYFEYYEDAESSNFLHELHDPQNLENVGTALPKHNSVFHWTDLSLEKKSCPYCPATFETGVGLSNHVRGHLHRAGLSYEARHVVSPEQIATSDKMQHFKRTGTGTPVKRVRKAIEKSETSSEHTCQLCGGWFDTKIGLSNHVRGHLKRLGKTKWDAHKSPICVLNEMMQNEEKYEKILKALNSRRIIPRPFVAQKLASNDDFLSQNVIPLEAYRNGLKTEDISVSASEEEGLSFLNECDETKTVLHDEKKNQSLTLIELLKNKRLGEERNPDISSQKIHNQTARKRFVQKCVLPLNEDSPLMYQPQRMDLTMQSALDCKQKKSRSRSGSKKKMLPLPHSADEVYILRCRFCGLVFRGPLSVQEDWIKHLQRHIVNANLPRTGAGMVEVTSLLKKPAAITETSFSLLMAEAAS
- the ZNF644 gene encoding zinc finger protein 644 isoform X3, which gives rise to MDDSKINTEITGAKEGLLDDSNFISEGESGIPKPQESETSFQKNNILTLPEELSRDRSEKALSGGQKSLFIHTGAPTVSTENFILPKGTAVNGPVSHSTLTKTSIMNKGSVSLTTGQPGGHTDSCSTLPVVHDLQLPAKSTTQKSSQHQVLFLLPDVAQAKNLTHSIKNLPTSASVGCDTQKSIGNSVKSDSTLISQVEVCEDSKSLLVDDDCINTLTGISSGTGGFRSGNDTNWDPQKEFIQFLMTNEETIEKSPVHCKVSLEKKRKRKMDVSKITRYTEDCFDDTHYIPSKSKLLNVDYLEQSEDLEVVEPQKYALTKVKPESTDEELEAVDAIQHLIYSPTNKCAEDTSPVHTSTFLSSTLKNKCEQNDSESPSTFSTDEPSFYPCTKCNVNFREKKHLHRHMMYHLDGNSHFRHLNVPRPYACRECGRTFRDRNSLLKHMIIHQERRQKLMEEIRELKELQDEGRSARLQCPQCVFGTNCPKTFVQHAKTHEKDKRYYCCEECNFMAVTENELECHRGIAHGAVVKCSIISSDMSQRKTQKKTSVKDPYVGSSKKSTTYMCKMCPFTTSARSILKKHMEYLHPTSCIDPFGSHLRLEKRKSSIIEEPLDFGSRTKHLIKQSSTFPKNSVLKQDVKRSFGSASQSSNFAKLHKRPHRIQKARKSVSQSAVSVCNQNSTNKTILIKNSIDQKPKYFHQAAKQKASVKTSSNYLYRHKYENYRMIKKSSDPYPLHFKKEESSSVSSLHLFSSSNSPHNNCFMMDSHNLDSKSPEGYKDRRRVAVKRVVKESKREGSVTGDDLDCYPDFLHKMTVVVLQKLNSAEKKDSYETEDESSWDNVELCDYTAQSVEDESYSDINQDHVNLFPLFKGKMEDQEAGDKSSLHYEQNDGFYFEYYEDAESSNFLHELHDPQNLENVGTALPKHNSVFHWTDLSLEKKSCPYCPATFETGVGLSNHVRGHLHRAGLSYEARHVVSPEQIATSDKMQHFKRTGTGTPVKRVRKAIEKSETSSEHTCQLCGGWFDTKIGLSNHVRGHLKRLGKTKWDAHKSPICVLNEMMQNEEKYEKILKALNSRRIIPRPFVAQKLASNDDFLSQNVIPLEAYRNGLKTEDISVSASEEEGLSFLNECDETKTVLHDEKKNQSLTLIELLKNKRLGEERNPDISSQKIHNQTARKRFVQKCVLPLNEDSPLMYQPQRMDLTMQSGMPVKLRTCVHCNTTFTSAVSLSNHLRAYARKKSAGLLTGTVCSQQNWSSSK